A portion of the Perognathus longimembris pacificus isolate PPM17 chromosome 20, ASM2315922v1, whole genome shotgun sequence genome contains these proteins:
- the LOC125338787 gene encoding hepcidin has protein sequence MTQSPVTIPAYLSSPFGATTFLEMSQGEGVGVQIPPSSHSHKSPLAVPRTPRAPRRRPAAQPSTQTAWTMALPAQLPAAGLLLLLLTGWASSAVLQPQTGKLAALQPWHTAETQTGSQPVTQRLRKRDTHFPICIFCCKCCQMNSDCGFCCKT, from the exons ATGACACAATCCCCTGTCACCATTCCCGCTTATCTCTCCAGCCCTTTTGGCGCCACCACCTTCTTAGAAATGAGTCAGGGAGAAGGGGTGGGGGTTCAGATCCCCCCCTCCAGCCACTCACATAAAAGTCCACTAGCTGTACCCCGGACACCCAGAGCGCCCCGCAGACGcccagcagcccagcccagcacgCAGACTGCCTGGACCATGGCCCTGCCTGCCCAGCTCCCGGCCGCCggcctcctgctgctcctcctcacCGGCTGGGCCAGCAGCGCCGTCCTCCAGCCACAG ACAGGAAAGCTCGCCGCCCTCCAGCCCTGGCACACAGCGGAAACCCAGACAGGCTCGCAG CCCGTGACCCAGAGGCTGAGAAAGCGAGACACCCACTTTCCCATCTGTATCTTCTGCTGCAAGTGCTGCCAGATGAACTCAGACTGTGGCTTTTGCTGCAAAACATAG
- the Usf2 gene encoding upstream stimulatory factor 2: protein MDMLDPGLDPAASATAAAAAASHDKGPEAEEGVELQEGGDGPGAEEQTAVAIASVQQAAFGDHNIQYQFRTENNGGQVTYRVVQVTDGQLDGQGDTAGAVSVVSTAAFAGGQQAVAQVGVDGATQRPGPTASSVPPGPAAPFPLVGVQQHPGWVRGRGTHGEGTLLLPLGGSQGRAGSIHMARSRDRQSVPSGQFYVMMTPQDVLQTGTQRTIAPRTHPYSPKIDGTRTPRDERRRAQHNEVERRRRDKINNWIVQLSKIIPDCNADNSKTGASKGGILSKACDYIRELRQTNQRMQETFKEAERLQVDNELLRQQIEELKNENALLRAQLQQHNLELVGESTRQ, encoded by the exons atggaCATGCTGGACCCGGGCTTGGACCCCGCAGCCtcggccaccgccgccgccgccgccgccag CCACGACAAGGGACCCGAGGCCGAGGAGGGCGTCGAGCTGCAGGAAG GCGGGGACGGTCCCGGGGCGGAGGAGCAGACGGCCGTGGCCATCGCCAGCGTCCAGCAGGCGGCGTTCGGCGACCACAACATCCAGTACCAGTTTCGCACAGAGAATAATGGAGGACAG GTGACATACCGCGTAGTCCAGGTGACTGATGGTCAGCTGGACGGCCAGGGTGACACGGCTGGTGCTGTCAGCGTCGTGTCCACCGCTGCCTTTGCTGGGGGGCAGCAGGCTGTGGCCCAGGTGGGTGTGGATGGGGCCACCCAGCGTCCTGGCCCTACCGCTTCCTCTGTGCCCCCAGGTCCGGCAGCCCCCTTCCCCCTGGTAGGTGTCCAGCAACATCCAGGATGGGTGAGAGGGAGGGGAACACATGGAGAAGGGACATTGCTTCTGCCATTGGGGGGCTCCCAGGGCAGGGCCGGAAGCATACACATGGCCAGGTCCAGAGACAGGCAATCAGTTCCctctg GCCAGTTCTACGTCATGATGACCCCCCAGGATGTGCTTCAGACAGGAACACAGAGAACAATTGCTCCCCGGACGCACCCCTACTCTCC AAAAATTGATGGAACCAGAACGCCCCGGGATGAGAGGAGGAGAGCTCAGCACAATGAAG TAGAGCGGAGGCGGAGGGACAAAATCAACAACTGGATCGTGCAACTTTCCAAAATCATTCCAGATTGTAACGCGGACAACAGTAAGACAGGAGCG AGTAAAGGGGGGATCCTGTCGAAGGCCTGTGATTACATCCGGGAACTCCGGCAGACCAACCAGCGCATGCAGGAGACCTTCAAGGAGGCTGAGCGGCTGCAGGTGGACAATGAGCTTCTCCGACAGCAG ATCGAGGAGCTGAAGAACGAGAACGCTCTCCTCCGAGCCCAGCTACAGCAGCACAACCTGGAGCTGGTGGGCGAAAGCACCCGGCAGTGA